A stretch of the Corylus avellana chromosome ca6, CavTom2PMs-1.0 genome encodes the following:
- the LOC132183983 gene encoding G patch domain-containing protein TGH isoform X2, whose product MGWRHGHAIKDSRANSLYDARREARKAFLAFSSDDAKAELTDSEPVQGDLEFFTEKRANDDVQSYQNTPVYVLNPKQDLHGLGFDPYKHAPEFREKKRSRTSGKWETGNRKGYSLKDNLFGFKSGNVAPGFGIGALEELDAEDEDVYASGFDFEDTYIQEVEEPSRLVEEPSRLMIDSKRKFVVKEQGVLPGFRVASNSDYQLERFDAPVIPKDFVPQHKFPGPLETNYKLTDDPPPEVPPPEDSNLKLLIEGVATLVARCGKLFEDLSREKNQSNPLFSFLTGGNGHDYYTRKLWEERQKRANQRKQQVDGKLSSSMQKMTAESRGKILGEKPLERSAKDSSSSVASSEAIHLQFNLSDTFTKPASFGGLPEVAKPFKDDPAKQVTKPFKDDPSKQVAKPFKDDPAKQERFEQFLKEKYQGGLRTTDSSGASNMSEAARARERLDFEAAAEAIQKGQWGKDSKLSTQHFMEFSATGGMQFTSGGVEQVKDTGVEDLITKKMFPKREEHQWRPSPVLCKRFDLIDPYMGKPPPAPRMRSKIDSLIFTSDSAKATKVEETVTVNRDSFPTPQSDAQGISQDIANKEIEAEVEVENVERPVDLYKAIFSDDSDNEGENTSLNKVEDPEKKIGAATTTLNRLIAGDFLESLGKELGLEVPPDVPSSTSKARDPASQIETANANAGDANILPVKNKPSSTPISGSCDDLEMAQDGRSKKIELIHGNSDRSVSLYMETGSSGKKFDEVNPAQEDKKSKTHSSRRQNRKKSSSSEDERSGKWSRRDGHRSSDSDGDSSSDHRDRYRSRSKGKKKGSSREKSSSSRKHSKHHKRRSRDSPARSRYESDREHGEPKREKRKKRD is encoded by the exons ATGGGATGGCGACACGGTCATGCAATTAAGGATTCCCGTGCAAATTCACtatatg ATGCTCGTAGAGAAGCTCGTAAAGCTTTCTTGGCATTTTCTTCTGATGATGCTAAAGCAGAGCTTACTGACTCTGAGCCTGTTCAGGGCGACCTTGAATTTTTTACTGAGAAGCGTGCTAATGATGATGTCCAATCCTATCAAAACACACCT GTTTATGTGCTCAATCCAAAGCAGGACTTGCATGGTTTAGGCTTTGATCCTTACAAGCATGCTCCTGAGTTTAGGG aaaagaaaagatcacGCACGTCTGGGAAGTGGGAGACTGGAAATAGAAAAGGCTACTCATTGAAAGATAATCTTTTTGGTTTCAAGT CAGGAAATGTTGCTCCTGGTTTTGGCATTGGGGCACTTGAAGAACTTGACGCTGAAGATGAGGATGTCTATGCATCTG GGTTTGACTTCGAGGATACTTATATTCAAGAAGTTGAAGAGCCATCAAGATTAGTTGAAGAGCCATCAAGATTGATGATAGATAGTAAACGAAAGTTTGTGGTGAAGGAACAGGGAGTGCTGCCTGGCTTTAGAGTTGCATCAAATTCTGACTACCAGCTAGAACG GTTTGATGCTCCTGTAATTCCGAAAGATTTTGTACCCCAGCACAAATTTCCTGGTCCTCTTGAGACAAACTACAAGCTTACTGATGATCCTCCACCAGAGGTCCCTCCTCCAGAGGATAGTAATCTGAAACTCTTAATTGAAGGGGTTGCAACTTTAGTAGCTCGATGCGGTAAATTATTTGAGGACCTTTCTAGAGAGAAGAATCAGTCGAATCCATTATTTAGTTTTCTTACTGGGGGAAATGGCCACGATTATTATACAAGGAAGCTGTGGGAGGAGCGACAAAAGCGTGCCAATCAAAGAAAGCAGCAAGTGGATGGGAAGTTGTCTTCAAGTATGCAGAAGATGACAGCTGAGAGCCGGGGTAAAATCTTAGGGGAAAAGCCCTTGGAAAGAAGCGCTAAAGATTCAAGTTCATCTGTTGCTTCTTCAGAAGCCATTCATCTCCAATTCAATCTTTCGGATACATTTACTAAACCTGCATCATTC GGTGGGTTGCCTGAAGTTGCGAAGCCTTTCAAAGATGATCCTGCAAAGCAAGTTACAAAACCTTTCAAAGATGATCCCTCAAAGCAAGTTGCGAAGCCTTTCAAAGATGATCCTGCAAAGCAAGAAAGATTTGAGCAGTTTCTCAAGGAGAAGTATCAAGGAGGGCTTCGCACTACAGATTCTAGTGGAGCTAGTAATATGTCTGAAGCAGCACGTGCTCGTGAGAGATTAGACTTTGAGGCTGCAGCTGAAGCCATTCAGAAAGGGCAGTGGGGCAAAGACAGCAAGCTCTCAACACAGCATTTTATGGAGTTTTCAGCAACTGGAGGGATGCAGTTTACTTCTGGTGGAGTAGAG CAAGTTAAAGATACCGGAGTTGAAGATCTGATAACAAAGAAAATGTTCCCAAAACGCGAAGAACACCAATGGCGTCCTTCACCTGTCTTATGCAAGCGCTTTGATCTCATTGATCCTTACATGGGGAAG CCACCTCCAGCTCCAAGGATGAGGAGCAAGATTGATAGTCTTATTTTTACGTCAGATTCTGCCAAAGCAACAAAAGTGGAAGAGACTGTCACTGTAAATAGAGACTCATTTCCTACACCTCAGTCTGATGCTCAAGGAATAAGCCAAGACATAGCTAATAAGGAAATTGAAGCTGAGGTAGAAGTTGAAAATGTTGAGAGGCCAGTTGACTTGTACAAG GCTATTTTCTCTGATGATTCAGATAATGAAGGGGAAAACACCAGTCTCAACAAAGTTGAGGATCCTGAAAAGAAAATTGGAGCAGCTACTACGACATTAAATCGTTTAATTGCAGGTGACTTTTTGGAATCCTTGGGCAAAGAACTAGGCCTAGAGGTTCCCCCTGATGTGCCGTCCTCAACAAGTAAGGCCAGGGACCCTGCTTCACAAATAGAAACTGCAAATGCCAATGCAGGAGATGCCAATATTCTTCCAGTTAAAAATAAGCCATCTTCCACCCCTATTAGTGGGAGTTGTGATGACCTGGAGATGGCTCAAGATGGCAGGTCCAAGAAAATTGAACTCATTCATGGTAACTCAGACAGAAGTGTTAGCCTATATATGGAGACTGGTTCATCTGGGAAGAAATTTGATGAGGTTAATCCAGCCCAAGAGGATAAGAAATCGAAAACACACTCAAGCCGTCGCCAAAATAGGAAGAAGAGTTCATCGTCCGAAGATGAGAGGAGTGGAAAGTGGTCTAGGCGAGATGGACACAGAAGCAGTGATTCAGATGGTGATTCGTCCAGTGACCATCGAGATCGATATCGTAGCAGgtcaaaagggaaaaagaaaggatcATCTCGGGAGAAAAGCAGTAGCAGCAGAAAACACTCAAAACATCATAAGCGGAGAAGCAGGGATTCTCCGGCCAGATCTCGATACGAGAGTGACAGAGAACATGGAGAACCCAAGAGAGAGAAGCGGAAAAAGAGGGATTGA
- the LOC132183983 gene encoding G patch domain-containing protein TGH isoform X1 gives MDSDEEDYVFHGTPIEREEEFTSRKKKAIAEASGNLRSLPVWKQEVTDEEGRRRFHGAFTGGFSAGYYNTVGTKEGWAPQTFISSRKNRAEVKQQSILNFLDEDEKSEFEGQSLGTSLQFDTFGFTAAEVAHKQAEKEQQQRPSAIPGPVPDEIVLPATESIGVKLLLKMGWRHGHAIKDSRANSLYDARREARKAFLAFSSDDAKAELTDSEPVQGDLEFFTEKRANDDVQSYQNTPVYVLNPKQDLHGLGFDPYKHAPEFREKKRSRTSGKWETGNRKGYSLKDNLFGFKSGNVAPGFGIGALEELDAEDEDVYASGFDFEDTYIQEVEEPSRLVEEPSRLMIDSKRKFVVKEQGVLPGFRVASNSDYQLERFDAPVIPKDFVPQHKFPGPLETNYKLTDDPPPEVPPPEDSNLKLLIEGVATLVARCGKLFEDLSREKNQSNPLFSFLTGGNGHDYYTRKLWEERQKRANQRKQQVDGKLSSSMQKMTAESRGKILGEKPLERSAKDSSSSVASSEAIHLQFNLSDTFTKPASFGGLPEVAKPFKDDPAKQVTKPFKDDPSKQVAKPFKDDPAKQERFEQFLKEKYQGGLRTTDSSGASNMSEAARARERLDFEAAAEAIQKGQWGKDSKLSTQHFMEFSATGGMQFTSGGVEQVKDTGVEDLITKKMFPKREEHQWRPSPVLCKRFDLIDPYMGKPPPAPRMRSKIDSLIFTSDSAKATKVEETVTVNRDSFPTPQSDAQGISQDIANKEIEAEVEVENVERPVDLYKAIFSDDSDNEGENTSLNKVEDPEKKIGAATTTLNRLIAGDFLESLGKELGLEVPPDVPSSTSKARDPASQIETANANAGDANILPVKNKPSSTPISGSCDDLEMAQDGRSKKIELIHGNSDRSVSLYMETGSSGKKFDEVNPAQEDKKSKTHSSRRQNRKKSSSSEDERSGKWSRRDGHRSSDSDGDSSSDHRDRYRSRSKGKKKGSSREKSSSSRKHSKHHKRRSRDSPARSRYESDREHGEPKREKRKKRD, from the exons ATGGATTCGGACGAAGAGGATTACGTGTTCCACGGAACGCCGATAGAGCGTGAGGAAGAGTTTACTAGCCGTAAGAAGAAGGCCATAGCCGAGGCCTCCGGTAACCTCCGGAGCCTTCCCGTTTGGAAGCAAGAG gTTACAGATGAAGAAGGGCGAAGAAGATTTCATGGAGCATTTACAGGAGGTTTTTCTGCTGGTTATTACAACACTGTGGGAACGAAAGAGg GGTGGGCTCCACAAACATTTATATCATCCCGGAAGAATAGAGCTGAAGTCAAGCAGCAGagcattttgaactttttggatGAAGATGAAAAATCT GAATTTGAAGGTCAATCACTGGGGACATCTTTGCAGTTTGATACTTTTGGATTTACAGCTGCCGAAGTGGCTCACAAACAAGCTGAGAAGGAACAGCAGCAGAG GCCATCAGCCATTCCTGGACCTGTTCCGGATGAAATAGTTCTTCCAGCCACAGAGTCTATTG GTGTTAAATTACTGCTGAAGATGGGATGGCGACACGGTCATGCAATTAAGGATTCCCGTGCAAATTCACtatatg ATGCTCGTAGAGAAGCTCGTAAAGCTTTCTTGGCATTTTCTTCTGATGATGCTAAAGCAGAGCTTACTGACTCTGAGCCTGTTCAGGGCGACCTTGAATTTTTTACTGAGAAGCGTGCTAATGATGATGTCCAATCCTATCAAAACACACCT GTTTATGTGCTCAATCCAAAGCAGGACTTGCATGGTTTAGGCTTTGATCCTTACAAGCATGCTCCTGAGTTTAGGG aaaagaaaagatcacGCACGTCTGGGAAGTGGGAGACTGGAAATAGAAAAGGCTACTCATTGAAAGATAATCTTTTTGGTTTCAAGT CAGGAAATGTTGCTCCTGGTTTTGGCATTGGGGCACTTGAAGAACTTGACGCTGAAGATGAGGATGTCTATGCATCTG GGTTTGACTTCGAGGATACTTATATTCAAGAAGTTGAAGAGCCATCAAGATTAGTTGAAGAGCCATCAAGATTGATGATAGATAGTAAACGAAAGTTTGTGGTGAAGGAACAGGGAGTGCTGCCTGGCTTTAGAGTTGCATCAAATTCTGACTACCAGCTAGAACG GTTTGATGCTCCTGTAATTCCGAAAGATTTTGTACCCCAGCACAAATTTCCTGGTCCTCTTGAGACAAACTACAAGCTTACTGATGATCCTCCACCAGAGGTCCCTCCTCCAGAGGATAGTAATCTGAAACTCTTAATTGAAGGGGTTGCAACTTTAGTAGCTCGATGCGGTAAATTATTTGAGGACCTTTCTAGAGAGAAGAATCAGTCGAATCCATTATTTAGTTTTCTTACTGGGGGAAATGGCCACGATTATTATACAAGGAAGCTGTGGGAGGAGCGACAAAAGCGTGCCAATCAAAGAAAGCAGCAAGTGGATGGGAAGTTGTCTTCAAGTATGCAGAAGATGACAGCTGAGAGCCGGGGTAAAATCTTAGGGGAAAAGCCCTTGGAAAGAAGCGCTAAAGATTCAAGTTCATCTGTTGCTTCTTCAGAAGCCATTCATCTCCAATTCAATCTTTCGGATACATTTACTAAACCTGCATCATTC GGTGGGTTGCCTGAAGTTGCGAAGCCTTTCAAAGATGATCCTGCAAAGCAAGTTACAAAACCTTTCAAAGATGATCCCTCAAAGCAAGTTGCGAAGCCTTTCAAAGATGATCCTGCAAAGCAAGAAAGATTTGAGCAGTTTCTCAAGGAGAAGTATCAAGGAGGGCTTCGCACTACAGATTCTAGTGGAGCTAGTAATATGTCTGAAGCAGCACGTGCTCGTGAGAGATTAGACTTTGAGGCTGCAGCTGAAGCCATTCAGAAAGGGCAGTGGGGCAAAGACAGCAAGCTCTCAACACAGCATTTTATGGAGTTTTCAGCAACTGGAGGGATGCAGTTTACTTCTGGTGGAGTAGAG CAAGTTAAAGATACCGGAGTTGAAGATCTGATAACAAAGAAAATGTTCCCAAAACGCGAAGAACACCAATGGCGTCCTTCACCTGTCTTATGCAAGCGCTTTGATCTCATTGATCCTTACATGGGGAAG CCACCTCCAGCTCCAAGGATGAGGAGCAAGATTGATAGTCTTATTTTTACGTCAGATTCTGCCAAAGCAACAAAAGTGGAAGAGACTGTCACTGTAAATAGAGACTCATTTCCTACACCTCAGTCTGATGCTCAAGGAATAAGCCAAGACATAGCTAATAAGGAAATTGAAGCTGAGGTAGAAGTTGAAAATGTTGAGAGGCCAGTTGACTTGTACAAG GCTATTTTCTCTGATGATTCAGATAATGAAGGGGAAAACACCAGTCTCAACAAAGTTGAGGATCCTGAAAAGAAAATTGGAGCAGCTACTACGACATTAAATCGTTTAATTGCAGGTGACTTTTTGGAATCCTTGGGCAAAGAACTAGGCCTAGAGGTTCCCCCTGATGTGCCGTCCTCAACAAGTAAGGCCAGGGACCCTGCTTCACAAATAGAAACTGCAAATGCCAATGCAGGAGATGCCAATATTCTTCCAGTTAAAAATAAGCCATCTTCCACCCCTATTAGTGGGAGTTGTGATGACCTGGAGATGGCTCAAGATGGCAGGTCCAAGAAAATTGAACTCATTCATGGTAACTCAGACAGAAGTGTTAGCCTATATATGGAGACTGGTTCATCTGGGAAGAAATTTGATGAGGTTAATCCAGCCCAAGAGGATAAGAAATCGAAAACACACTCAAGCCGTCGCCAAAATAGGAAGAAGAGTTCATCGTCCGAAGATGAGAGGAGTGGAAAGTGGTCTAGGCGAGATGGACACAGAAGCAGTGATTCAGATGGTGATTCGTCCAGTGACCATCGAGATCGATATCGTAGCAGgtcaaaagggaaaaagaaaggatcATCTCGGGAGAAAAGCAGTAGCAGCAGAAAACACTCAAAACATCATAAGCGGAGAAGCAGGGATTCTCCGGCCAGATCTCGATACGAGAGTGACAGAGAACATGGAGAACCCAAGAGAGAGAAGCGGAAAAAGAGGGATTGA
- the LOC132185259 gene encoding G patch domain-containing protein TGH-like: MADDIETLCGKISLAGGEKIGISITEGEVAEVREIGGRCLVARIGDTIRDKKSKTHSSHRQNRKKSSSSEDERSGKWSRRDRHRSSDSDGDSSSDHRDRYRSRSKGKKKGSSQEKSSSSRKHSKHHKRRSRDSPARSRYESDREHGEPKREKRKKRD, from the exons ATGGCTGATGACATAGAGACTCTCTGTGGGAAAATTTCGTTAGCAGGTGGTGAAAAAATAGGAATATCCATCACTGAAGGGGAGGTCGCTGAGGTACGGGAAATTGGTGGAAGGTGTTTGGTGGCTAGAATTGGGGATACAATAAGG GATAAGAAATCGAAAACACACTCAAGCCATCGCCAAAATAGGAAGAAGAGTTCATCGTCCGAAGATGAGAGGAGTGGAAAGTGGTCTAGGCGAGATCGACACAGAAGCAGTGATTCAGATGGTGATTCGTCCAGTGACCATCGAGATCGATATCGTAGCAGgtcaaaagggaaaaagaaaggatcATCTCAGGAGAAAAGCAGTAGCAGCAGAAAACACTCAAAACATCATAAGCGGAGAAGCAGGGATTCTCCGGCCAGATCTCGATACGAGAGTGACAGAGAACATGGAGAACCCAAGAGAGAGAAGCGGAAAAAGAGGGATTGA